A window of Pyrus communis chromosome 3, drPyrComm1.1, whole genome shotgun sequence genomic DNA:
aaaaatgtcttatgCACGCGCGCCAGAGCCCTACTTTGGGGTCACGGCttcgacaaaaaataataaggcCAAAATGCCcctcatccaaaaaaaaaatcaaaagcagcaaaaaagaatacataaaataatacaagggtaattttgtaattttaaccttgttttttaataattaatttttttttctataatttagtacttcacaatagactagcaataatgtgattcaatttctctatttttaaacacgttcgaAACATCTTAACAggtgtgtaatgccggttataaaaaaaaatcttcacgtgaataataatgtgattaaattaattgttagataatattttttttttaacaaaagatattatctgCACTAAGGGGGAGgtggtgggcttagcctcacaatgagttagtaataatgtgattcaatcaattgtttattaaatattactttctctcttcttaatgtaaattctaaagagaccgattttattatagaattcagctgctttaattggtttatgaggagttttttctagcatgatctaaaattatttatttacttcaaatatttgacattccttttgtcaatttacgtatataaatatatttaaaacgtATAAGTCGCGTGTAGTAtgtcgtgattcaaaaaatattacgcgcatgcatgaaggctagtttaTAGATTAAACATTTGTTACTTTCTAACTTTTGATCAAAATGCTTTTATAGTTGATTAAACTCTATATTTCAGGTATATTTTTAacttaagtttttatttttaaattcattttcatataaaaaaatgcTCTCAATAATATTAATCaatttattactatttttaTGAAATCTTATATCTTTCTCAATTTAAGGATTCAATTATATCTAGTGGGATGAAGATTAATTGgttgcaatatatatatatatatatttttttcaacccatcattttatatagattataaataaaataaaataaaaagagttattttataattaaaataaggatAACACAACGTACTAATAACCTGGTAtgaaccaaataaaaaattgcataacatacCCAAAGTAATATTTTATAACGTACCAAAATACTAATACATACccaaataaaatttatataatgtGCCAATCATTTGGTACATAATATTTAATATGCGTGCATGTTATATCTCTTAAAATCCGGATCCTCGCTGGATTCTCTTTATGAGGATTTCGGAGATTTgtgaatcgtgttcgttcatcatacatcgtgcggtcaaaaataattttaaatatttttatttaaaattaaccaCAAATAGTACTTGACAAATATTGACTGCACGAAATATGATGAACTGACACGATTCACGGATTATCAGAATCCTTATCAAAatgatccgaagaggatcctgttggtatCTCATAATTGTATGTTAAAAGGTTGTTTGAGTATTTTtagaattcaaataaaaaagttatttgagtaaaaaaaaaattcttttcaaaCGAATTGTGATAAGATAAGATGTTTGTTGTGGTTCTAGGAGATTTGTGATATTAATgggtaaattaaatataataaaaattatatttttttgattaaaaattagtagaaaaatgtttgattaaaattttaaaaactgtagattttttgttcaaaaaattcGAAATTAAGGCCCACGTATCAAAAGACCCATTTTTTATTCTAAGTCTTCAGGCCGAAAGACGTCGTTTTGGGCTTGGGAttaaaatggaaaaataaatgaaacGGTTCGTTGGtcctaaaaagaaaataacataaacgGGGGACCATTTAGGCATTATACAATTCAACTGCAGGCTGCAGAACCTTTGTTCTGCCATTGCGGAGCGAAAATCAACAGCAAGGGCTGCAAGAGTCTCTCTCGTGCCACTGCCGTCCAGCCATTTGAAAAACGTGTGCCGTCGCCCCTCACTATTCCACTAGCCACGGTCAAGTTTTAGGTAAATCTCTTATTTTCATTTgcataatttaaattaattgatgatttgagaTCTATGTGAGAAGTGAGGTGGGTTTTGtatgatttgtgtgaatttatcTGGGTTTGGTGCTAATTATGGTTTCCAAGTTGAATTTGTTTTCTCTAGTTGGAATGAGGCATTCTCTTGTTTTGAGTAGGTTTGGATGGATTTGTATTGGGCATTCTAGTTTGAATTATCAAGTGACattcattcttttttgtttcaggATTTTTATCAATCTGTTGCTTCCTTGTTGCAGCCTTGCAGGTTCTTCTCCTACGCTTCATCTTGTGCGCCATTTGTTACGCATCAACGGCAGTTTTCAGCTCAAAAGTCGCAATACACACTTTGTTATACTTCTTTatactaaaaattcattatagTAGTCAAAACATTTATAGCCCACTTCCCGAATGCTATGACTTCGATGGTTACATAAAATGCAGATTAACATTAGCATGTCATATTGATTAAAATCCTTTGTTTATGTTAAGAGCAATATAataaggtaaattacattttgcacCCTCAAGTTTGGGTACAATCACAacttcttacaacatctttaaaacatttcaatttcatacatttgttattatttcatttcaattccatacAACCGTCTcaatttctgttaatttttccgTTATTTGCTTATGTGGATCTCACGGGCCCATTATACTTGTGCCACgtggattaaaaattaataaaataatttttaattatagaaagtgCCCATCTCTCCTTCTGCAGCCCACCCTTtcccttctcttcttctcttggCCTCCGCCCATCCCTCActatcttctctcttcttctctaggAGCCACTCGACTCCCTCGCTTCCCTTGACCAGCTCTACCTCTTACGATTTGCGCCGACATGGTGGTGAtttgtctttcttctttctccctTTCTACTTGCGTTACTCCCATCTCAAAGTCTCCACCTTGCTAGCATTAAGCACTAATACAGAAACTCCATTGCAAATCCAAAACAAACAAGAATGCTGGAAAATATATGAATTTCAAAGAATTGACGCAAAGATTGAAAAGTGGTTCAAATCACAAAAATTCATTGCGACCTACCAAACTATAAGAACCCAGATCCGCACCACCCAAGGAAAACACACAACTTATGCAAGAACCCAGAAGATGGGACAAACTCAACCCAGAAGACGGGACAAGCTCGACTGCATTCAACCACTACAGGACAGAAGCAGGAGGCAGAGAGGGAGGCTTCGACAAGGGATCTAATCGAGATTTGTTATTTCTCTTTAAGGCGGCTCCGAATTTCCTGCGGGTCCGCTTCGATTTACTGTATAAGCCAACGAAATCGTCGAGGAAGAGTCTGCTGCGAAAAGGCTGGATGGGGGGAACGACCATTGCTAGAGCACTGAAGGAGCTTCGAAATCGGCGTCACTAACCGTAATGCCATTGTTGGAAGTTACAGAaagcatagagagagagaaagagtgaggTGGGGGTTgagttagagagagaaggaCGAGTGTGTGGCAGCGAGGAGGGAGATAAACGTGTGGCTGGATGAAGGATTTAGGCTAGGGTAGAAGGGGGAAGGGTTGACAAAGAGGTTGAAGATGAGTGTAGAAGTAAAGTATGGACCCactatttgaaaacaaattatattttaatttcttttcctttttatattaacatttctaaataaaattacttttttttattaatttttaggataaattacatataactacctcaactattgggtcattaacagtttcatacctcgtcattaaaaagtttcaatgtcataccttatcttcgaatttgtttTAATGTCATACATTCCGTCAATTGTTTGTCAATTCTTCTgttaaatgttgatgtggcttgaGGTggggcccactttctattaaaaaaataataaaatatttttaaaaactaaaaaaaaatcatttaatattttttaaatcttaaaataataattaatttaaaaaagttaaataaataaaaaaaccccatTTCGTCTTCCCCTCCCCCCCCCAACCCGAGGCCAACCTGCAAcctagggaaaaaaaaataaaaataaataacgaaAAAGTTAACAGAAATTGAGACAGTTGTactaaattgaaatgaaataatagcaaatgtatgaaattcaaatgttttaaagatattgtatgaaattgtaattgCACCCATACTTGAGGATGCAAAGGGTAATTTACCCAATATTATATGTCTAGGAAAGTTTGAAATCTAGCTTAATTACGGTGTTCTATTCTACAGTTTAGCAATCATGCGTAGTGTGTAAATGATAAACTAAGATGGACTTTAAATTATCAACGACATTTATATTGTGTGTTAATGATTTGATTCCTAAACTTTTTTAgaactttttatctttttaatttgGCTCTTCTTTCGACAATTTTTAGCTTTTCCACCGGTTTAGAGGAACATGGGCACATGGGCCAGATTCGCAATTGGGCCTCCCTCTGACGCATCAGTACCAAATGAAAATCAAGCccgaatgaaaaaaaaaaaaatcaagtagGAATGTGTGAACATCAAAAttgttaaaaattaattaataaaaaaaaaatgaaacacaatccaaaacaatcatCGTTTCAGCAATTGGATTTCATGTATCAACCAATTTCCAAGactgaaaaaaaatatcaaacgacaaaaataaaacaaacgcaaacaaaaaaaaattataacttttgtaacttaaaaaaaatcaattagaaTTTGTTGATAGAAGGGGTAAGAttcaataaaacaaaacaaaccaatacaaattaaaaacacaagaattaaagGAAAAGTAGAAAAAAACACGCACAAGTAAATCAACTAGATTCGTAAAttgaacgaaaaaaaaaacaaaattaaattaaacaagaacaaaaaaaaattaacaaaaacagaTTTATGCCTTCTGAGATATGATAAAATTGGAAAAACTTTGGAACATATATGCATCCAGTAAACATTTCATATCAGATCTTCTCATTTCATATCTAGCGATGCATATGAATTGAGCCTAAACGGCCCGGAAATACAAAGCGGCCGACAGAGTTGCGGAAACACAAAGTACACGAATCTGAAACTTTAACCTAATCTTGCTAGCATCTGAACCGTTGAAAAATAGTAACGCAAAATAATCCAACGGCTCTTGCTCCGCGTGTCGGTGGGCCTCCTGTTTTCAATTTCTGACCGACATTAAGGATGAGTTAAATGGTGGGCCTCCCCTTGCATTATTTAATAGTAGAGATAAGTTCGGACGAAGGATAAAGGTTGGTATCTCTCGCATTTGGTACGCtacctctctcactctcaccgCAAGAGCAAACCCTAGATTTCCCGATCTCTCTCTCCAATTCACACAGACACACCCATGCCGCCCCAGACACCAGAATCCGGCCGGATCCTTCCTGATCACGAACCGATGCGGCCTACTAAAAAACCACGGCTTGCAGAGGCAGAAGAATCGGAGGCGCCAGAGGCACAAGGATCGAAGGCGGCAGAGGCACAAGGACCAGAGGCGGCTGTGGAACAAGGACCAGAGGCGGACGATCCTGACGAAAAATATTGGTCGGATTCTGGTAtgcttaatttctttttgtgccagAAATTTAATTTCATACTTAAATTCCTGAGTTCGAAACTTGTGTTTATTTGCTTTTTGGTGTAtgtaataaaattttgtttgatATAGCAATTTTTCTTAGATTTGAAAATAgttacacaaattaaactttaatTGAATTGGATTGTTCATAGAAGAATGGTCAATTACTTCACCATCACTGCTAATTAGCTTCAAGTACTGCctttcttttgtgttttcaatATAAATTACAATACACGAATCGGCGGAATGAGTCGGTATGTCTGGCCTACCTGGTTATGCGTTCTTCCTAGCTTACCCATTGTGTTTTTTCATGCGGAATCAATTTGTTGCCGAAAGTTTTGTGAAATTTATCCTTCTGCTCCTAGTATTACCGTGTGAGCCTTGAGATGCTCCTTTGTGCATGTTATATCCTCTAGGTCTTCAGTGTTTTCATATAACTAGAGGTTGAGAGGTCCGACGATTTATTGCTACTGGGTTGAGGAAATATTGTGCCAAAGTTTTTCAAGTTACATAACTTGGTTACTCAAGTCTTTTCGTTTGGTGCATGAATGAGTCGGTATGTCGAGCTTACCTAATTATGAGTTCTTTCTAGCTTACCCATTGTGGTTTTTTTTCATGTCGGAATCAAATTGATTGCTGAAGTTTTGTGAAATTTATCCTTCTGCTCCTAGTATTACCTTGTGAGCCTTGAGATGCTCCTTTGTGCATGTTATTTCCTCTAGGTCTTTAGTGCTTTCATATAACTAGAGGTTGAGAGGTCTGATGATTTATTGCCACTGGGTTGAGGAAATATTGTGCCAAAGTTTTTCAAGTTGCATAACTCGCTGCTCAAGTCTTTTCATTTGGTGCATGAATGATTGCGATGCATGACCCAGAAAGGattatatacttatatataagTAACTAGTAATTTGTTGATGGGAGCGATCATTGACATGTCATTTCATCTGTCTGTTAATTTATATGTTTCTGTTTATGTTGTCGATTGGTTTACTGTCTTTCAATACATTTCTGGATTAAAATGAAAACGATTACTCGTTGAACGTAAGTTGTGTGGTCAGCGgtgtttatttctttttcctttttggttttgGCACAGATGGTTCCGAATCAGAGAAGTATGGTACGTGTATAATTTGTTGGAAGGATGACCACACTGTTGCAACCTGCCCCTTGACGTATTTTGTCCCATCCGGCGTACTTGTCAGCCCTTATGCTGAAATAGTCTGTTGGTGTTGTCAGGAGGACCCAGAAGTAGCCCACCCTGGTGAAATAGTTGCACAGAGAGCTATGGTCAAGCCTGGTGTATAACTTGTACAAGAGGAAACTGCTGGCACTGGCacctccccctcccccttcACCACCTACTGGAGAGGAGGGGAagtcccttccaccaaatcttCCCCTCCCCCTTCTCCACCTACTGGATGGGAGGGAAAGGGAGCCGGAGATCTCTCCCTCCCCTTCTCCACCTATTGGATCCCGTCCACCAAATCCTCCCAATCACCTAATCCGGATCCTTCAAATTGTCCACCAAATCCTCCCAATCACCTAATCCAGatccttcaaatttgatttaacggctaaagttattataatttttaaagggtcgttggatcaaattttaaagatccgGATTGATTaattgggtggatttggtggaagagatatGGAGATGATCCTTTTCCagagagcatatatatatatatatataaactatgGTGAAAACTTTGTGGGT
This region includes:
- the LOC137729141 gene encoding uncharacterized protein; this translates as MPPQTPESGRILPDHEPMRPTKKPRLAEAEESEAPEAQGSKAAEAQGPEAAVEQGPEADDPDEKYWSDSDGSESEKYGTCIICWKDDHTVATCPLTYFVPSGVLVSPYAEIVCWCCQEDPEVAHPGEIVAQRAMVKPGV